One Gemmatimonadota bacterium genomic region harbors:
- a CDS encoding DUF1801 domain-containing protein: MNPDIQTYNAERDGDVRVVCEALAAEIEESLPDAESKIWHRHPVWFFDGNPVVGYSQAKDGVRLLFWSGQSFHEPGLTPEGKFMAAEIRFTSHEQIDRTRLKRWLAECRDIQWDYKNIVKRKGRLERLT, encoded by the coding sequence GTGAATCCCGACATTCAGACCTATAACGCAGAACGGGACGGCGACGTCCGGGTGGTGTGTGAAGCCCTGGCTGCGGAGATCGAAGAATCATTGCCGGACGCGGAGAGCAAGATCTGGCACCGGCACCCGGTGTGGTTCTTCGACGGGAATCCCGTCGTAGGGTACAGCCAGGCGAAGGACGGGGTCCGCCTCTTGTTCTGGAGCGGCCAATCCTTTCACGAGCCGGGGCTGACGCCTGAAGGAAAGTTCATGGCCGCCGAGATCCGGTTCACGTCTCACGAGCAGATCGACAGGACCAGGCTCAAGCGGTGGCTGGCCGAGTGCCGAGACATCCAATGGGACTACAAGAACATCGTGAAGCGCAAGGGGAGGTTGGAGCGCCTCACGTAG
- a CDS encoding DUF4287 domain-containing protein, with translation MPEGEKVKGPASYFPSIEKKYGKPIDHWMAVLDDLKDRKHMEMVEVLKVKHQLGHGHANALVAHYRAAASR, from the coding sequence ATGCCCGAAGGAGAGAAGGTGAAGGGTCCTGCCTCGTACTTTCCGTCGATCGAGAAGAAGTACGGCAAGCCGATCGATCATTGGATGGCCGTGCTGGATGACCTGAAGGACCGCAAGCACATGGAGATGGTCGAAGTGCTGAAGGTCAAGCACCAGTTGGGGCACGGCCACGCCAACGCGCTGGTGGCGCACTACCGTGCCGCGGCCAGTCGGTAG